ACGATGATCGCCGGCTTCGACCGGTACTTCCAGATCGCGCCCTGCTTTCGCGACGAGGACGCCCGCGCCGACCGCTCGCCGGGCGAGTTCTACCAGCTCGACATCGAGATGAGCTTCGTCACCCAGGAAGACGTGTTCCAGGCGGTGGAGCCGGTCCTGCGCTCGGTGTTCGAGGAATTCGCCGACGGCAAGCGGGTCTCGCCGAGCTTCGTGCGCATCCCCTACGCCGAGGCGATGCTGAAATACGGCGTCGACAAGCCGGACCTGCGCAACCCGCTCGTCATCGCCGACGTGACGCAGGAATTCCTGCGCGAGGACGTGACCTTCAACGCGTTCAAGAACGCCATCAAGGCCGGCGGCGTGGTCAGGGCGGTTCCCGCCCCCGGTGCCGCGTCGCAGCCGCGCTCGTTCTTCGACAAGCTCAACGACTGGGCCCGCTCCGAGGGCGCGCCCGGCCTCGGCTACATCGTGTTCGAGGAGGAGGGCGGCCAGCTCACCGGCCGCGGCCCGATCGCCAAGTTCATCCCGGCGGAGGCGCAAGCGGCGATCGCCGCCAAGGCCGGCATCAAGGCCGGCGACGCGGTGTTCTTCTCCGCCGGGCCCGAGGCCAAGGCGGCGGGGCTCGCCGGCAAGGCCCGCATCCGCGTCGGCGACGAATTGGCCCTGTCCGACAAGGACCAGTTCGCCTTCTGCTGGATCACCGACTTCCCGATGTACGAGTGGAACGAGGACGAGAAGCGGGTCGATTTCTCGCACAACCCGTTCTCGATGCCGAATTTCGACCACGACGCCTTCATGGCCCTCGACCCCGAGGACCACGCGACGATCCTCGGCATCAAGGCGTTCCAGTACGACATCGTCTGCAACGGCATCGAGTTGTCGTCGGGCGCGATCCGCAACCACCGTCCCGAGGTGATGGAGAAGGCCTTCGGCCTCGCCGGCTACCCTCGGGAAGTGCTGGAGGCGAAGTTCGG
This sequence is a window from Methylobacterium sp. SyP6R. Protein-coding genes within it:
- the aspS gene encoding aspartate--tRNA ligase, which gives rise to MHRYRSHTCGALRPSEIGATVRLSGWCHRVRDHGGVLFIDLRDHYGITQCVIDADSAAFKAAEAVRSEWVIRIDGRVRQRPAGTENAELPTGAVEVYITDLEVLGAAAELPMPVFGDQDYPEETRLKYRFLDLRREKLHANIMRRGAIIDSLRRRMREGGFFEFQTPILTASSPEGARDFLVPSRLHPGKFYALPQAPQQFKQLTMIAGFDRYFQIAPCFRDEDARADRSPGEFYQLDIEMSFVTQEDVFQAVEPVLRSVFEEFADGKRVSPSFVRIPYAEAMLKYGVDKPDLRNPLVIADVTQEFLREDVTFNAFKNAIKAGGVVRAVPAPGAASQPRSFFDKLNDWARSEGAPGLGYIVFEEEGGQLTGRGPIAKFIPAEAQAAIAAKAGIKAGDAVFFSAGPEAKAAGLAGKARIRVGDELALSDKDQFAFCWITDFPMYEWNEDEKRVDFSHNPFSMPNFDHDAFMALDPEDHATILGIKAFQYDIVCNGIELSSGAIRNHRPEVMEKAFGLAGYPREVLEAKFGGMLNALKLGAPPHGGIAPGVDRIVMLLCNEPNIREVVLFPMNQRAEDLMMNAPSEVTTKQLRELHIRLNLPQKQG